A region from the Chanodichthys erythropterus isolate Z2021 chromosome 5, ASM2448905v1, whole genome shotgun sequence genome encodes:
- the LOC137020417 gene encoding eukaryotic translation initiation factor 5-like, whose translation MSVNVNRNVSDQFYRYKMPRLIAKVEGKGNGIKTVIVNMVDVAKALNRPPTYPTKYFGCELGAQTQFDAKNDRYIVNGSHEANKLQDMLDGFIRKFVLCSECDNPETDLHVNPKKQTIGSSCKACGNRGMLDTRHKLCTFILKNPPESDSSCVKEKKEKEKKNRKKDKENGSGSGEAGNHNDIDAPDVVDGEDDDDWAEETTEEAQRRRMEEISDHAKNLTLSEDLEKPLEERVNMFYNFVKQKKESGAIGSADKEILAEAERLDVRAMGPLILSELLFDENIRDQIKKYKRHFLRFCHNDKKAQKYLLGGFECLVKLHQSQLLPRVPIVLKDLYDADLLEEDVILTWAEKVSKKYVSKELAKEIHAKAAPFVKWLKEAEEESEGSEAEEEEDDENVEVVYSSSARELKVEAVQPEKAEEDDDLDIDAI comes from the exons ATGTCTGTCAACGTCAACCGCAATGTGTCGGACCAGTTCTACCGGTACAAGATGCCCCGTTTGATTGCCAAG GTGGAAGGCAAAGGGAATGGAATCAAGACGGTCATTGTCAACATGGTTGATGTTGCAAAGGCACTGAACAGGCCTCCAACCT ATCCAACTAAGTATTTTGGCTGTGAGTTGGGGGCGCAGACTCAGTTTGATGCTAAGAATGACCGCTACATCGTAAACGGATCCCATGAAGCCAACAAACTGCAGGACATGCTGGATGGATTCATCCGCAAGTTTGTGCTGTGCTCCGAGTGTGACAATCCTGAGACTGACCTG CATGTTAACCCAAAGAAGCAGACCATCGGAAGCTCCTGCAAGGCTTGTGGTAATCGGGGAATGCTGGACACTCGGCACAAACTGTGCACATTCATCCTCAAAAACCCACCTG AGAGTGATAGCAGTTGTGTGAAAGAGAAGAAggagaaagagaagaaaaacagaaagaagGATAAGGAGAATGGCTCGGGTAGTGGCGAGGCTGGGAACCATAATGACATAGATGCACCAGATGTTGTG GATGGTGAGGACGATGATGACTGGGCAGAGGAAACCACAGAGGAGGCCCAGCGTCGACGTATGGAGGAGATCAGTGACCATGCTAAGAACCTGACCCTCAGCGAGGACCTGGAGAAACCCCTGGAAGAGAGGGTCAACATGTTCTACAACTTTGTCAAA caaaagaaagaaagtggaGCAATTGGCTCTGCCGATAAGGAGATTCTGGCTGAAGCAGAAAGGCTGGATGTGAGAGCCATGGGACCGCTCATCTTGAGTGAACTGCTCTTTGACGAGAACATTAGAGACCAAATCAAGAAATACAAACGTCACTTTCTGCGG TTCTGCCACAACGATAAGAAAGCTCAGAAGTATCTGCTGGGAGGATTTGAGTGTCTGGTGAAGCTTCATCAAAGTCAGCTGCTGCCACGAGTGCCCATCGTTCTCAAAGACCTCTATGATGCAGACCTACTGGAGGAGGATGTCATACTCACATGGGCAGAGAAG GTATCAAAGAAGTATGTTTCCAAGGAGCTGGCCAAAGAGATCCATGCCAAGGCGGCTCCCTTTGTCAAATGGCTGAAAGAGGCTGAGGAGGAGAGTGAGGGGAGTGAagcagaggaggaggaagatgaTGAAAATGTTGAG